The Deltaproteobacteria bacterium region GCGCATCTTCTTCCGCAACTGCGTGGCGACGGGCGAGCTCTACCCGCTCGAGACGGGCGAGCGGCTGGTCGAGGCCTTCCGGACGGGCGACGAGGGCGTGCTCGACCTCGACGCCGCCACGCTCACGAACCGGCGTACCGGCACGGTGCATCGGCTGCGGCCGCTGGGCGATGCGGGTCCCGTGATCGCGGCGGGCGGGCTCTTCGCCTACGCGCGGCAGACGGGGATGATCGCCGCGCCGCCCGCGGACGACGGCCCGACCGTCGGCGCCGGCCCCGGCGCGGGGCCCGACGACTGAGCGTGGCCGGGCGCGCCACCATCGCCGTCTTCCCCGGCGACGGCATCGGTCCCGAGGTGACGGCGGAGGCGGTCGCCGTCCTCGAGGTCGTGGCGCCCCGCCACGGCCTGGCGCTCGAGCTCAGCACGGGGACGATCGGCGGCGCCGCGATCGACGCCACGGGCGACCCGCTCCCGCCCGCCGAGCTCGAGCGCGCGCGCCGCGGCGACGCCGTGCTGCTGGGCGCCGTCGGCGGGCCCAAGTGGGACGACCCGGGCGCGCGCGTGCGCCCGGAGCAGGCGCTCCTGGGGCTCCGCAAGGGGCTCGGCCTCTACGCCAACCTGCGGCCGGTGTGGACCGTGCCCGAGCTGATCGCAGCCTCGCCGCTCCGCCCCGAAATCCTCGCGGGCGTCGACCTCGTCGTGGTGCGCGAGCTGACGGGCGGCATCTACTTTGGCCGGCCCAGCGAGCGGCGCACGACGCCCGCCGGCCGCGAGGCGGTCGACACGCTCAGCTACACCGAGGCCGAGATCGCGCGCCTCCTCCACGCCGCCTTCGCGCTCGCCCGCCAGCGCCGCCGGAAGCTCGCGTCGGTCGACAAGGCGAACATCCTCTCCTCTTCACGGCTGTGGCGCGAAATTGCGCACGAGATCCGGCGCGGGTATCCCGACGTCGCCTACGAGGACGTGCTCGTCGACGCGATGGCGATGCACCTGATCCGCCGCCCGCGCGACTTCGACGTGATCGCCACCGAGAACCTCTTCGGCGACATCCTGACCGACGAGGCCTCCATGCTGGCCGGCTCGATGGGCATGCTGCCCTCCGCCTCGCTCGCCGGCGCCCCGGTTCCCGGCGCGCGCTGCCACGGCCTCTACGAGCCGATCCACGGCTCCGCGCCGGACATCGCAGGTCTGGACCGGGCGAACCCGCTGGCCGCGATCCTCTCCGCTGCCATGCTCTGCCGCTACTCGCTCGCTGCGCCGGCGGCGGCGGACGCGATCGAGCGCGCCGTGGCGGCGGTGATCGCGGCGGGCCACCGTACGGCCGATCTCGCCTCGCCCGGCCAGCCGGTCGTCGGCTGCCGCGCGATGGGGCAGCGGGTGCGCGACGCGCTCTGAGCGGGATGCAGCTCAAGCTGACGGTCGAGTACGAGGGCACCCACTATCAGGGCTGGCAGGTGCAGCCGGGGGTCCCGACGGTGCAGGAGGTGCTCGAGCGCGCGCTCGCGACCGCGCTCCGCGAGGCGGTCCGGGTGCGCGGCGCGGGCCGCACCGACGCCGGCGTGCACGCCTGTGGCCAGGTGGCCGCGGTGCACGTGAGCCGCGTGCCCGCCGACCTCGGGCGTCTGCGGCGGAGCCTCAACGCGCTCACGCCCGGGGACGTCGCCGTGCGCGAGATATCCCTGGTCGACGACGCCTTCGACCCGCGCCGCGACGCGCGCAGCCGCGTCTACGAGTACCGCATCCTGAACGCGCCCGTCCCGTCGCCGTTCTGGCGGCGGCACGCCTGGCACGTCCCCGAGCCGCTCGACGCGCGCGCCATGAACGAGGCGGCCGCAGACCTCGTCGGCGAGCACGACTTTGCCGCCTTCCGGGGCGCGGACCCCGAGCCGGTCCACTCCACCGTCCGCCGCGTGCTCGAGAGCCGCGTCGACACCGGGCCGGTGCTGCTCTATCGCATCGAGGCGACCGCGTTCCTGAAGCACATGGTGCGGAACATCGTCGGCACGCTGGTCGAGGTAGGGCGGGGCCAGAGGACGGCGAGCAGCCTCCGCGAGCTGATCGCGGGCCGTGATCGGACGCGGGCCGGCGCGACGGCGCCCGCCCACGGCCTCACCCTGGTGGCGATCCGGTACTGACGGGCCGTCTCCCGCGTGACGGGGGCGTTCGCGCCTGTGACACCTGTACCGCAGGAAGCGCGACGGGACGTGGCCCTCGCCCTGGCATCCCCTTTGCTTCTCCCCAAGCCCGGTGGTGTGGGGCTCAGCGGGGCGGTGGTTTCCCGGTCCGGGCGCGGCGTGCGCGCCAGGCACGCAGGCGCTCGCCGATCTCGCGCTCGCAGCCGCGGTCGCCCGGCTCGTAGTAGCGCCGCCCGCGCAGGCGCTCGGGCAGGTAGTCCTGCTCCACGACGGCGTCCTCGTAGTCGTGGGGGTAGAGATAGCCGGCGCCGTAGCCGAGGCCCTTCATGAGCGGGGTTGGCGCGTTGCGGAGGTGGAGCGGGACGGGGAGCGGGCCCACCTGACGCACATCCTCGGCGGCCGCCAGCATGGCGCGGTAGCTCGCGTTCGACTTGGGGCAGGTGGCGAGGAAGGTCGCCGCCTGGGCGAGCGGGATGCGGCCCTCGGGGAGCCCGACGAAGTGGACGGCATCCTTGGCGGCGACCGCGACCTGGAGCGCCTGGGGCTCGGCGTTGCCGACGTCCTCGGCCGCGAAGATCACCATCCGGCGCGCGACGAAGAGGGGGTCCTCGCCCGCCTCGAGCATGCGCATCATCCAGTAGACCGCGGCGTCCGGGTCGCCGCCGCGCAGGCTCTTGATGAAGGCCGAGATCACGTTGTAGTGCTCCTCGCCCGCCTTGTCGTAGCGCAGCGCGCGCTGCTGCGCGGCCTCCTCGATGAGCGCGAGGTCCAGGGTGCGGGTGCGGCGCGTACGGGCCAGGCGGGCGGCCAGCTCGAGGGCGTTCAGCGCCACCCGTGCGTCGCCCTGCGCGTGGGCGACCAGGAAGGCGCGCGCCTCGGGAGCGAGCGCCAGACGTGCCGCCCCGAGCCCGCGCTCGGCGTCGGCGAGGGCACGGTCGACCACGGCGCCCACCTCGTCCTCGCTGAGCGGCTCGAGGACGAGGACGCGCGTGCGGGAAAGCAGCGGCGGGATCACCTCGAACGACGGGTTCTCGGTGGTCGCCCCGATGAGCGTCACCGTGCCCGCTTCGACGTGGGGAAGGAAGGCGTCCTGCTGCGCCTTGTTGAAGCGGTGGATCTCGTCCACGAAGAGCACGGTCGGCCGGCCGCTCCGCCGAAGCTCGCTCTCCGCTTCCTCGACGACCTGCCGGAGCTCCTTCACGCCCTGGAGGACGGCCGAGAACGAGACCGCGTGCGCGCCGCTCGCGGCCGCCAGCAGGTGCGCGAGGGTCGTCTTGCCGCTCCCCGGCGGGCCCCACAGGATGAGCGACTCGACCTGCCCGCCCTCGAGCGTGTCGCGCAGCACGCGGCCAGGGCCGAGGAGGTGCTGCTGGCCGACGAACTCGTCCATCCGGCGCGGCCTCATCCGTTCGGCGAGCGGCGCCCGGCCCGGCGGGACGGCCGGCGCGGGCGCACGCGGGAACAGCTCCGGCTGGCGCGGCATGATTTTTCGTCTAGCACACACCTCGTTTCCTGGCACCGGGGCGGGTCGCATGGTAGGAAGGCCGCGCGGCGGGAGGCGGAAGTGGCGGGCATCCGGACGGTCGGGCTGGTGGTGAAGCGTGACCGCCCACGCGCGGTGCGCCTGGCGCGGCGCATGCTCGGCTGGCTCGCGCGCCGGCGCGTGCGCGTGCTCCTCGACGTCGAGGCGCACCTGGCCGGCGCGCCCCTGCGCACCAAGGACGAGCTCGCGCGCGAGGCCGACCTGATCGTCGTTCTGGGCGGCGACGGGACGCTCCTCTCGATCGCGCGCCGCACGGACGCGCGCGTCCCCATCCTCGGCGTCAACATGGGCGAGCTCGGCTTCCTGACCGGGGTCGTCGAGGCCGAGGCGATGCCCATGCTGGCGCGGGTGATCGCGGGCCGCTACGAGCTCGACCGGCGCATGACGCTCGCCGCGCACCTCGAGCGCGCCGGCCGCGCCCGCGGCCGCTTCCGGGCCGTGAACGACGTGGTCATCACCCACGGCGCCGTCGCCCGCATCCTCGAGTTCACGGTTTCGGTGGACGGACTGCCGTTCAGCGCCTACCGCGCCGACGGCATGATCGTCGCGACGCCGACCGGCTCCACGGCCTACTCGCTCTCGGTGGGCGGGCCGATCGTCGAGCCTTCGGTGCAGGTCCTCCTCCTCTCGCCCATCTCGCCGCACACGCTCTCGAACCGGCCCGTGGTGCTCGGACCCGACGCCGTGGTCCGCATCACGATCGGCCGCGGCGAGGCGGATGCGCTCCTCACCATCGACGGGCAGGAGGGCACGCGGCTCGCCGCCGGCGACGTGATCGAGGTGCGCCAGGGCCGCTCGCCGGTCTCGCTCATCCGCTCGCCGGACCGGACGTATTACGACGTGCTGCGCTCCAAGCTCGGCTGGGGCGTCCGGTAGGGGAGGGGCCGGGATGCTGCGCACCCTGCGCGTCCGCGACCTCGCGATCATCGACGAGCTCGAGCTGGTGCTCGAACCCGGGCTCAACGTGCTCACGGGCGAGACCGGCGCGGGGAAGTCGATCCTCCTCCAGGCGCTCGACCTGGCGCTCGGCGGGCGGCCGGACGCGGACCTGGTGCGCACGGGGGCCGAGGAGGCGGCGGTCGAAGCGCTGTTCGCGAACGTCCCCGCCCCGGTCCGCGAGCGGCTCGCCGGCGCCGGCATCCCGGCCGAGGCGGGGCAGGAGGAGCTCCTCGTCCGCCGCCTGATCGGGCGCGGCAGCCGGGCGCGTGCCTACGTGAATGGCGCGCTCGCCCCGCTCGCCCTGCTGCGCGATCTGGCGCCCCATCTCCTGCGCGTGTACGGGCAGGACGAGCACCAGGCCCTCCGGCGCGTCGAGAGCCACCGCGAGCTGCTCGACGCGGTGGGCAGCCTCGGTCGCACGCTCGAGGAGATGCGCGCCCGCCACGGCCGCCTGGTCGCGGCGCGCGAGGCGATCGCGCGGGCGCGCGCCGACGCGGAGGCCGCGGGCGAGCGGGCCGAGATGCTGCGCGCGCAGGTCGAGGAGCTGGCGCACGCCGCCCTGGTGGCGGGCGAGGAGGAGTCGCTCAGCGCCGAGCGTGCCCGCCTCGTGCACGCCGAGCGCCTGGCTGTGCTCGCGACGGGCGCGGAGGAGGGCCTCTACTCCGGCGAGGGCGCGGTGATCGATGTCCTCGGCCGCGCGCTGGTCGCGCTGCGGGAGGCGGCCGGGCTCGACCCGGGCCTCGCGTCGACGCGCGCGCTCCTCGAGAGCGCGCTCGCCGAGGTGGAGGAGGCCGGCGAGAGCCTCGGCCGTTACGCCCGCGAGCTCGCCCCCGACGCGAATCGCCTGGACGCGATGGAGGAGCGCCTGGCGCAGCTCGCGCGCCTGAAGCGCAAGTACGCCGGCACGGTCGAGGATCTGATCCGACGGCGCGAGGAGCTGACCGCCGAGCTGAAAGGCATCGAGAGCGGCGGCGAGATCAGGGCGGAGCTCGAGGCCGCGGCCGAGGCGGCCCGGCGCGCCGCTGCCGAATGGGCGGGCCGGCTCTCGGTCGAGCGCCGGCGGGTGGCCCGGGATCTCTGTCGCGCCCTGGTCGCGGAGCTCGAGGCGCTGGCGTTCACCGGGGCGCGCCTCGAGGTCCGTTTCGCCGAGACCGAGGACCGCGCGCTCGGCCCCGAGGGCTGGGACGAGGTCGAGTTCTTCCTCTCGACGAACCCGGGCGAGGAGCCGCGCTCGCTCGCCCGCGTGGCCTCGGGCGGCGAGCTGTCGCGCATCATGCTCGCCCTGAAGACCCTCGCCGCCGCCGACGAGAGGGGCGCCACGCTCATCTTCGACGAGGTCGACGCGGGCATCGGCGGCGCCGTGGCCGAGGTCGTCGGCCGCAAGCTCCGGCAGCTCGGCCGCGCCCGTCAGGTCCTCTGCATCACCCACCTGCCGCTGATCGCGGCCTTCGCCGACCACCACGTCGTGGTCACCAAACGGGTGGAGGACGGGCGTACCGTCTCCTCGGTACGCCCCCTGGCCACGAGCGAACGGGCGGCGGAGCTGGCGCGGATGCTGGGCGGCGAGCGCCTGACGCGCGAGATCCGGGAGCATGCGGAGCAGCTCCTGCGCCGGGCCCACGCGCGGAGCCGGGGATTGACAGACAGCAAGGGAGTCGAATAGCGGGTTCTCATGCCCGCGCCCGGGAGGTTCTCCATGCCGGACACTCGCGTCATCTCGCGCCCGACGAAGGGCTGGCGTCTCGCCGCCGCGCTCGTGGTCGTCACCATGGCCGTCGCGACCGTGCAGGTGTGGCGCGCCGAGCAGCGGACGGCCGCGTTGCGCGAGGAAGTGGCCTGGCTCCGCACGCGGCTCGCGGACAAGCGCGAGCTGATCGCCCGCCAGCGGCGGGAGATGGCCCAGGTGGCGGGCGCGGTCGACCGCCTCGCGCGCACCACGGCGGCGCTGGGCGAGCGCGGCGCCGAGGCCCGCCGCCTGACGCACATGGCGGAGAGCCGCGGGGAGACGCCTGCGCTGGTCAATGTGGCGGCGAGGCTCGACGGCGGCGGGTCGGTGGTGTCGGAGGACGCGGGCCGCGCGCTCGAGGAGCTCGCCTGGGTCGACGGGCAGGCGGCGGCCGCCAGCGACTCGTTCGCGGTGCTGACCGCGCTCCTGAAAGACCGCGGCGAGGAGGTGAGCCGCGGCGTGCCGACGCTGTGGCCCGTGCGCGGGCTAGTGACGTCGCCCTTCGGCGCGCGCCCGTCACCCTATGGCGAGGGGCGCGAGACGCACCCCGGCATCGACATCTCGGCGCGCTACGGCATGCCGGTGACGGCCGCCGGCAGCGGCGAGGTGATCTTCGCCGGCCGCGACCGGGGCTACGGCGGCCTCGTCATCGTCGCTCACGGGGGCCAGCTCGACACGCTCTACGCGCATCTCTCCGCGCTCTACGTGCGCGAGGGCCAGCAGGTGCGCTGCGGCCAGGCGATCGGCGCCGTCGGCGCCACGGGGCGCGCCACCGGCGCGCACCTCCACTACGAGGTGCGCCTGGCCGGCGCGCCCGTCGATCCGCGTCGCTACCTGGCGAAATGAGACCGCGCCGCCAAACGAGAACCGGCCAGCGGCGACCAGCTCGAGACCGCGTCACCTGAGGTGCCTCGTAGCGGGAGGAGACTCGCGATGATCCGGCGCTCTGCTTCCTGTTTGACGCTCCAGTCGCGATGATCCAGAGCAGCCGGGGCCGATGTGCTCCGGGGACGAGAGCGACGACGACCTCCTCGTGCGGGCGGGGCACGGGGACGAGGACGCCTTCGCGGGACTCTACCGCCGCCACCGCGACTGGGTGCTCCGGATCGCGTGGCGGCTCACGGGCGACCGCGAGGACGCGCTCGACGTCCTACAGGAAGCGTTCACGTATCTCTTCCGGAAGGTCGGCGACCCGACGTTCGCGCTCTCGACGACGTTGCGCGGCTTCCTCTATCCGACCGTGCGCCACCTCGCCCTCGATCGCCGGCGACGGCGGCGGCCCGAGGTCGACGTCGACGACCTGGCGGAGGTCCTTCCGGCCCCGGCGGGCCCCACGAACATATCGCGTGAGTTGCTGGCGGCCGTGAACGCCCTGCCCCGGCCCCAGCGCGAGGTCGTGGTCATGCGCTTTGGCGACGGCCTGAGCCTCCAGCAGATCGCGGACGCGTCGGGGATTCCCCTCGGCACCGTGAAGTCGCGACTGCACCACGCCCTCGCGGCGATGCGCCGTGCGCTCGGGTCGGAATGAACCTTTCCCCCCTCCCGGACGCTCACAGGGCACAAGCCGATCATGCCCGACCCCGGCGCCACGCATCCCGACCTGGCCGACCTCGAGGCGGCTCGCACCGGAGAGGCGCCGGCCGACGTCGAGGCGCACGTGCGCGCCTGCGAGGAGTGTCGTCACATAGTCGCGGAGCTCGCAACCTGCGCCGGCGCCCTCGCTCCAGTCCCGCCCCCCGTTCCTGAGCCGATCGAAGCTCGCATCCTCTGGACCGCCAGGAAGCATGCGGCACAGGCCCGGCGAGCCAGGCGACGCCGGCGTTGGGTGGTCGTCACGACGCGGCGGGGCGCTGCCATCGCCGCCGGGGCGCTCCTCGCGCTCGGCATCCTGCGCGTCTGGGTACCCGGGAAGGCGGACCGGACGGCGCCGGCGCTCGTGGCCGACGTGGACGGGAACGGCGTCGTCGACATTCGCGATGCCTTCGTGATCGCCCGCGCGCTCCACTCGACCGCGCGCCCACCCTCTCGGTTCGACGTCAACGGCGATCGCGTCGTCGACGAGCGCGACGTCGAGCTCGCGGCGCACGCCGCCGTCGCGCTCGGGAGACGCTCGTGAGGGCGCTCATAGCCCTCTTCCTGGTGCTCGGCGCGTCCGGGGCGAGCGTCGCGGCGGACGGTGCGGGCCGCTTCCGCACCGTCGCCGTGTACGTCGACGCCGGTCAGGCGCCGCTCGCGGCGTATCAGGTCGTGATCACGGTCGGTGACACCGCGCCAACGGCGAAGATCGTCGGCGTGGAAGGCGGAAGCGCCGACGCCTTTCGCGCGGCGCCATACTACGACCCGGCGGCGCTCCAGGGCGGGCGGATCATCATCGCAGCTTTCACGACCGAGGCGGCCCCGCCGCGCGGCCGAACGCACGTGACGACGCTCCACCTGTTCGAGCCGGCGGGATGCATTCCGGTGTACCGCGCCCGGCTCGTCGTCGCCGTCGGGGACAGGGGTCGCGACATCGCCGCGACGGTGGCGCTCGAGCCGGGAGGAACCTCCTCATGACCATCGCCCGTCGTCTCGCTCCTCTCCTTCTCCTGCTCGGCGCCTGTGCGAAGCGCGAAGCGGCGCTCCCGAGGTCGGTCGCCCCGACCGACGAGGAGATCTGGATCATCGCACGGGCGGGCGAGACCTCTGGACGCACGAGCACACCGCACGCACCGCGCATGCTCGCCGGCACGACGCCCGACGCAACGCCGCTCGCGCTCGAGCGTACCGACGTGCAGGCGACCGTCATCGGTCCGTTCGCCGCCCTCCGGGTCCGACAGATCTACGCCGGACCCGAGCGCGCAACCGAAGGCGCGTTCGTGCTGCCGCTTCCGGCCGCCGCGGTGTTCCACGACCTCGTGGTGACGCTCGGGCGGCGCCACATCCGGGCGATCGTCCGGGCGCGCGAGGAGGCTGAGGCGATCTATGCCGCCGCGCTCCGGTCTGGGCGCGTGGCGTCGCTCCTGCGCGAGGAGGACGGCGTCGTCCTCGGTATGGCCCATCTCCCTCCGCGGACGCCGATCCACGTGGAGTTCTCGTACGCCGAGACGATGCCCTGGCGTGACGGCGCATGGGAGCTCGTCGTACCACGACTCCCGGGCGGCACCGTTGGCGCGAGGATCGATCTCGACGGGCTCGGACCGATCACGACGGTCGAGAGCCC contains the following coding sequences:
- the leuB gene encoding 3-isopropylmalate dehydrogenase, translating into MAGRATIAVFPGDGIGPEVTAEAVAVLEVVAPRHGLALELSTGTIGGAAIDATGDPLPPAELERARRGDAVLLGAVGGPKWDDPGARVRPEQALLGLRKGLGLYANLRPVWTVPELIAASPLRPEILAGVDLVVVRELTGGIYFGRPSERRTTPAGREAVDTLSYTEAEIARLLHAAFALARQRRRKLASVDKANILSSSRLWREIAHEIRRGYPDVAYEDVLVDAMAMHLIRRPRDFDVIATENLFGDILTDEASMLAGSMGMLPSASLAGAPVPGARCHGLYEPIHGSAPDIAGLDRANPLAAILSAAMLCRYSLAAPAAADAIERAVAAVIAAGHRTADLASPGQPVVGCRAMGQRVRDAL
- the truA gene encoding tRNA pseudouridine(38-40) synthase TruA; the encoded protein is MQLKLTVEYEGTHYQGWQVQPGVPTVQEVLERALATALREAVRVRGAGRTDAGVHACGQVAAVHVSRVPADLGRLRRSLNALTPGDVAVREISLVDDAFDPRRDARSRVYEYRILNAPVPSPFWRRHAWHVPEPLDARAMNEAAADLVGEHDFAAFRGADPEPVHSTVRRVLESRVDTGPVLLYRIEATAFLKHMVRNIVGTLVEVGRGQRTASSLRELIAGRDRTRAGATAPAHGLTLVAIRY
- a CDS encoding replication-associated recombination protein A; translated protein: MPRQPELFPRAPAPAVPPGRAPLAERMRPRRMDEFVGQQHLLGPGRVLRDTLEGGQVESLILWGPPGSGKTTLAHLLAAASGAHAVSFSAVLQGVKELRQVVEEAESELRRSGRPTVLFVDEIHRFNKAQQDAFLPHVEAGTVTLIGATTENPSFEVIPPLLSRTRVLVLEPLSEDEVGAVVDRALADAERGLGAARLALAPEARAFLVAHAQGDARVALNALELAARLARTRRTRTLDLALIEEAAQQRALRYDKAGEEHYNVISAFIKSLRGGDPDAAVYWMMRMLEAGEDPLFVARRMVIFAAEDVGNAEPQALQVAVAAKDAVHFVGLPEGRIPLAQAATFLATCPKSNASYRAMLAAAEDVRQVGPLPVPLHLRNAPTPLMKGLGYGAGYLYPHDYEDAVVEQDYLPERLRGRRYYEPGDRGCEREIGERLRAWRARRARTGKPPPR
- a CDS encoding NAD(+) kinase; translation: MRTVGLVVKRDRPRAVRLARRMLGWLARRRVRVLLDVEAHLAGAPLRTKDELAREADLIVVLGGDGTLLSIARRTDARVPILGVNMGELGFLTGVVEAEAMPMLARVIAGRYELDRRMTLAAHLERAGRARGRFRAVNDVVITHGAVARILEFTVSVDGLPFSAYRADGMIVATPTGSTAYSLSVGGPIVEPSVQVLLLSPISPHTLSNRPVVLGPDAVVRITIGRGEADALLTIDGQEGTRLAAGDVIEVRQGRSPVSLIRSPDRTYYDVLRSKLGWGVR
- the recN gene encoding DNA repair protein RecN, whose translation is MLRTLRVRDLAIIDELELVLEPGLNVLTGETGAGKSILLQALDLALGGRPDADLVRTGAEEAAVEALFANVPAPVRERLAGAGIPAEAGQEELLVRRLIGRGSRARAYVNGALAPLALLRDLAPHLLRVYGQDEHQALRRVESHRELLDAVGSLGRTLEEMRARHGRLVAAREAIARARADAEAAGERAEMLRAQVEELAHAALVAGEEESLSAERARLVHAERLAVLATGAEEGLYSGEGAVIDVLGRALVALREAAGLDPGLASTRALLESALAEVEEAGESLGRYARELAPDANRLDAMEERLAQLARLKRKYAGTVEDLIRRREELTAELKGIESGGEIRAELEAAAEAARRAAAEWAGRLSVERRRVARDLCRALVAELEALAFTGARLEVRFAETEDRALGPEGWDEVEFFLSTNPGEEPRSLARVASGGELSRIMLALKTLAAADERGATLIFDEVDAGIGGAVAEVVGRKLRQLGRARQVLCITHLPLIAAFADHHVVVTKRVEDGRTVSSVRPLATSERAAELARMLGGERLTREIREHAEQLLRRAHARSRGLTDSKGVE
- a CDS encoding sigma-70 family RNA polymerase sigma factor, giving the protein MCSGDESDDDLLVRAGHGDEDAFAGLYRRHRDWVLRIAWRLTGDREDALDVLQEAFTYLFRKVGDPTFALSTTLRGFLYPTVRHLALDRRRRRRPEVDVDDLAEVLPAPAGPTNISRELLAAVNALPRPQREVVVMRFGDGLSLQQIADASGIPLGTVKSRLHHALAAMRRALGSE